A genomic segment from Flavobacterium inviolabile encodes:
- a CDS encoding S41 family peptidase produces the protein MLSLLKKKYIIPVVAGGFLFVGASFRDDFFEIAKQIEIFTTLFKTVNQNYVDETNPGELMDKAIKNMLLDLDPYTVYFNEQDVAKFKINSTGEYTGIGAYISRKDGRLIIREPYKNFPADKAGLKAGDEIVQIGDVNLVDFKDDAAQLLKGTKNTKIDIQYKRQGKLMNTQLVLDEVELKAVPFYALLSDNTTGYIVLSQFNSKASAETKEALEKLKSQGAKKIVLDLRGNPGGLLHEAVNICNLFVPQNEIIVTTKSKIEKHNNSYKTQKPPVDLEIPLVVLVDGRSASASEIVAGALQDLDRAVVVGARSFGKGLVQRPLDLTYGTQVKVTISRYYTPSGRCIQALDYSKKDKNGKAIRTDASQYNAFKTKKGRTVYDGGGIQPDVELAETKQSTIADALLKNDGIFNYVTQYYYKNPNLGTSIPNFSDTDFADFKAFLKKEKFEFDTETELALKNTLATAKKEKIDETITAEYQQLLAALQRSDEKELEKNKTEIKKLITDEIIKRYQYKEGLYQYYTKSNAEITKAQAILNNTAEYNKILKN, from the coding sequence ATGCTAAGTCTGTTAAAGAAAAAATATATCATTCCTGTAGTGGCAGGAGGTTTTTTATTTGTTGGTGCCAGTTTCCGGGATGATTTCTTCGAAATTGCCAAGCAGATAGAAATTTTCACAACCCTGTTTAAAACGGTCAACCAAAACTATGTTGATGAAACCAATCCGGGAGAACTGATGGACAAAGCCATCAAGAACATGCTACTGGATCTGGATCCGTATACCGTTTATTTTAACGAACAGGACGTTGCCAAATTCAAAATCAATTCGACCGGTGAATATACCGGAATCGGTGCCTACATCAGCCGTAAGGACGGTCGTTTGATTATCCGCGAACCGTATAAAAACTTTCCGGCAGACAAAGCAGGTTTAAAAGCCGGTGACGAAATTGTTCAGATCGGCGATGTAAATCTGGTTGATTTTAAAGACGATGCCGCACAATTATTGAAAGGTACCAAAAACACCAAAATCGACATCCAGTACAAACGTCAGGGAAAACTGATGAACACCCAGCTGGTTTTGGATGAAGTGGAACTGAAAGCCGTTCCGTTTTATGCGCTTTTAAGCGATAATACTACCGGTTATATCGTGCTGTCGCAATTCAATTCGAAAGCTTCGGCCGAAACAAAAGAGGCACTGGAAAAATTAAAAAGCCAGGGTGCTAAAAAAATAGTTCTGGACCTGCGCGGTAATCCGGGCGGACTACTGCACGAAGCGGTAAACATCTGTAATCTTTTTGTTCCTCAGAATGAGATTATTGTAACGACAAAATCGAAAATTGAAAAACACAATAACAGCTATAAAACCCAGAAACCACCTGTTGATCTGGAAATTCCACTGGTTGTTTTAGTAGACGGCCGCAGTGCATCGGCTTCCGAAATTGTTGCCGGTGCCTTACAGGATTTAGACCGCGCGGTGGTGGTGGGTGCCCGTAGTTTTGGTAAAGGTTTGGTGCAACGTCCGTTGGATCTGACCTATGGCACTCAGGTAAAAGTAACTATTTCAAGATATTACACCCCATCCGGAAGATGCATCCAGGCTTTGGACTATTCCAAAAAAGACAAAAACGGAAAAGCAATCCGCACCGATGCCAGCCAGTACAATGCGTTTAAAACCAAAAAAGGAAGAACGGTTTATGATGGCGGCGGTATTCAGCCCGATGTGGAATTAGCCGAAACCAAACAAAGTACCATTGCTGATGCTTTACTGAAAAACGATGGTATTTTTAATTATGTAACGCAGTACTACTATAAAAATCCGAATCTGGGTACCAGCATTCCTAATTTTTCGGATACCGATTTTGCCGATTTTAAAGCCTTTCTTAAAAAAGAGAAATTCGAATTTGATACCGAAACGGAACTGGCGCTTAAAAACACACTGGCAACAGCCAAAAAAGAGAAAATAGACGAAACGATCACTGCAGAATACCAGCAGCTTTTAGCCGCTTTGCAGCGAAGTGATGAAAAAGAACTGGAAAAAAACAAAACGGAAATCAAAAAACTCATCACCGATGAAATCATAAAACGTTATCAATACAAGGAAGGATTGTACCAATATTACACGAAAAGTAATGCCGAAATTACTAAAGCACAGGCAATATTGAATAATACGGCCGAGTACAACAAAATTCTTAAAAATTAA
- a CDS encoding DUF4349 domain-containing protein codes for MKRIIVALSLLLITIGCQKQRSEQIAATEYDAAPVAAAMAPSLQNESGGAGEETKIEAKIIKNANLRFETSNLNQSFSDVQKAIVKYKATIQNDVSGKDYGSVYRNLIVRIPNTAFDAFITDIGQGVSHFDRKEISSDDVTEEYIDVESRINTKKTLEKRYLELLNKATKVSEIIEIEKGLATVREEIEAKEGQLKYLQSRVAMSTVTIEMYTNNASESGATVSYGSKMWNSFKEGFFGISTFFLGLLQVWPFIIIFVLLFVFIRRRFKKKSV; via the coding sequence ATGAAAAGAATTATCGTTGCCCTGTCGTTATTACTAATTACCATTGGCTGTCAAAAACAGCGCTCTGAACAAATTGCTGCGACCGAATATGATGCAGCGCCTGTTGCCGCTGCTATGGCACCATCCCTGCAGAACGAGTCGGGCGGTGCCGGTGAAGAAACTAAAATCGAAGCCAAAATCATTAAAAATGCCAATCTTCGGTTTGAGACTTCCAACCTCAACCAGTCTTTTTCCGATGTTCAGAAAGCCATTGTAAAATACAAAGCCACCATTCAAAACGATGTGTCCGGAAAAGATTACGGTTCGGTGTACCGCAACCTCATCGTCCGCATTCCGAATACTGCTTTTGATGCTTTTATAACCGACATCGGTCAGGGTGTTTCCCATTTTGACCGGAAAGAGATTTCATCAGACGATGTTACCGAAGAATATATTGATGTGGAATCCCGCATCAATACCAAGAAAACATTAGAAAAACGCTATCTCGAATTGCTGAACAAAGCCACCAAGGTTTCCGAAATAATTGAAATTGAAAAAGGGCTGGCAACCGTTCGTGAGGAAATCGAGGCAAAAGAAGGGCAGCTAAAATACCTGCAAAGCCGGGTAGCAATGAGCACGGTAACGATTGAAATGTACACGAACAATGCTTCCGAAAGCGGTGCAACGGTATCTTACGGCAGTAAAATGTGGAATTCTTTTAAGGAAGGCTTTTTTGGAATTTCAACTTTCTTTCTGGGATTACTGCAAGTATGGCCATTTATCATTATTTTCGTGTTGCTTTTTGTTTTCATTCGCAGAAGGTTTAAGAAAAAATCAGTTTAA
- the rnpA gene encoding ribonuclease P protein component yields MKNTYPKSEKLKSRNTIDILFSEGKSVSKYPLRLVYTPLESEQETKIKMGVSVSKRYFKKAVDRNYFKRVLRETYRLNKQLLLENTDKPYAFMFLYQTKERLTYQEINEKTILLFEKFIATINPADQ; encoded by the coding sequence ATGAAAAACACCTATCCGAAATCGGAAAAACTAAAAAGCAGAAACACCATCGATATTTTATTCTCTGAAGGGAAATCGGTATCGAAATATCCGCTGCGCTTAGTCTATACCCCACTGGAATCAGAACAGGAAACGAAAATCAAAATGGGTGTTTCCGTTTCCAAACGCTATTTCAAAAAAGCGGTGGACCGTAATTATTTTAAAAGGGTTTTGCGGGAAACGTACCGTCTCAACAAGCAGCTGTTGCTGGAAAACACAGACAAACCCTATGCTTTTATGTTCCTGTATCAAACCAAAGAACGCCTGACTTACCAGGAAATCAACGAAAAAACCATACTGCTTTTCGAAAAGTTCATTGCAACGATCAACCCGGCAGATCAATAA
- a CDS encoding patatin-like phospholipase family protein, with protein sequence MSKKIRILSLDGGGIRGIITCVILKYIEEELQKLDSPTARLGDYFDLIAGSSTGGLLTSILLFPDKNKKAKFSVEAALDLYAKKGESIFNVSLWEHAINPFGLFNEKISQKNLEKQLEEVFGNLEIKDFIKPCLITSYDIGQRKAKFFASHEAHSSLENFYVKDVCRATSAAPTYFEPAKIKSLYGQEFVLIDGGVYANNPALCAYAEARKIAFSKVLSDDKKPDYPAINDMIIVSVGTGEVHKPYTFEKFENAGKIKWIAPLIDMLLSANVETVDYHLTKMYETLGPRNRKNYYRLMPQLKNASSEMDDTSKKNIYELIQAGLFFVDQNRDALHEIAKKLIKNK encoded by the coding sequence ATGTCTAAAAAGATAAGAATATTAAGTCTGGACGGAGGAGGAATCCGGGGAATCATCACCTGTGTCATCTTAAAATATATCGAAGAAGAATTACAGAAGCTCGACAGCCCCACAGCCAGGCTGGGTGATTACTTTGACCTTATTGCCGGAAGCAGCACCGGTGGATTGCTGACTTCTATCCTGCTCTTTCCGGATAAAAACAAAAAGGCAAAATTTTCGGTGGAAGCCGCTCTGGATCTGTATGCTAAAAAAGGAGAAAGTATTTTCAATGTTTCCCTTTGGGAACACGCGATCAATCCTTTTGGTTTGTTTAATGAAAAAATCTCGCAGAAAAATCTCGAAAAACAGCTGGAAGAAGTCTTCGGTAACCTGGAAATAAAAGATTTTATCAAACCCTGCCTGATCACTTCATACGACATCGGTCAGCGCAAAGCCAAATTCTTTGCCAGCCATGAAGCGCATTCCAGTCTGGAAAATTTTTATGTAAAAGATGTTTGCCGGGCCACCAGTGCCGCACCGACCTATTTCGAGCCGGCAAAAATAAAATCCCTGTACGGTCAGGAGTTTGTGCTGATCGATGGCGGCGTATATGCAAACAATCCGGCACTTTGTGCTTATGCGGAAGCGCGCAAGATCGCTTTTTCAAAAGTTTTGTCCGATGACAAAAAACCGGATTATCCCGCTATAAACGACATGATCATTGTTTCGGTAGGAACCGGCGAAGTACACAAACCTTATACGTTTGAAAAGTTTGAAAATGCCGGAAAGATAAAATGGATCGCTCCTTTGATCGATATGCTGTTGTCTGCCAATGTGGAAACAGTGGATTATCACCTGACAAAAATGTATGAAACCCTGGGTCCCAGAAATCGGAAAAACTATTACCGTTTAATGCCGCAACTCAAAAATGCTTCATCCGAAATGGACGATACTTCCAAGAAAAACATCTACGAACTCATCCAGGCTGGTTTGTTTTTTGTGGACCAAAACCGGGACGCACTGCATGAAATTGCCAAAAAACTAATTAAGAATAAATAA
- a CDS encoding M15 family metallopeptidase, giving the protein MDKATQQRIEKLHPFVREEMTKIIQECDKQLTGRAKIRITQGLRTVKEQNDLYAIGRTVPGKKVTNAKGGQSIHNYGFAVDICLIIDGKTASWDTVKDWDNDTISDWYECVRIFAKHGWEWGGNWKKFKDLPHFDKRGYNDWKKLSKLKQDKSGYVVL; this is encoded by the coding sequence ATGGACAAAGCTACCCAACAGCGCATTGAAAAACTACATCCTTTTGTCAGGGAGGAAATGACGAAAATCATACAGGAATGCGACAAGCAACTCACCGGCAGGGCAAAAATCAGGATCACACAGGGATTGCGCACGGTAAAGGAACAAAACGATCTATACGCCATCGGGCGAACCGTTCCCGGAAAAAAAGTCACCAATGCCAAAGGTGGGCAGTCCATTCACAATTATGGCTTTGCAGTAGATATTTGTTTAATCATTGACGGCAAAACGGCTTCCTGGGATACAGTAAAAGACTGGGACAACGATACCATTTCCGACTGGTACGAATGTGTCCGCATTTTTGCCAAACACGGTTGGGAATGGGGCGGTAACTGGAAAAAATTCAAAGACCTGCCGCATTTTGATAAACGCGGTTATAACGATTGGAAAAAATTATCAAAATTGAAACAGGATAAAAGCGGATATGTTGTCCTTTAA
- a CDS encoding M1 family metallopeptidase, whose protein sequence is MKKLFLLSLLSIGSLFAQHNPNPGYWQQHVDYKMEVNMDVKNFQYKGTQTLVYTNNSPDTLRKVFYHLYFNAFQPGSEMDARLKTISDPDKRMVKSFKTGDKTVKESRISTLKPNEIGYLKITNFKQDGVAANNRVVGTVLEVDLAKALLPGKSTTFTLDFDGQVPLQIRRSGRNSDEGVALSMTQWYPKIAEFDFEGWHADPYIGREFHGVWGDFDVKITLDKDYVIGSTGYLQNKNEIGHGYEDKGVTVTYPKKAKTLTWHFKAPMVHDFAWGADKDFIHDIYPGPNNVALHFFYKNNPKYKDKWKEFQPKTAALMEFFNKSVGQYPYKQYSVIQGGDGGMEYAMCTLITGDRSLPSLIGVTAHEMAHSWFQHVLATNESKHFWMDEGFTSFISDLAMINVMEKKLQEDENPFQSAYNNYFYMVNTGREQPQSTHADRFDENMVYSISAYSKGEVFLTQLGYVIGMDKMMETLKRYYSDFKFTHPTPNDFKRTAERVSGASLDWYLNDWTKTTNTIDYGIKAVTEDGKNTKVTLERIGRMPMPLDILVVYQDGTKESFYIPNTLMRWNKENPFPDINRTILNGWDWAFTTYELPIKKEKSAIKAIVIDPSDLMADVKKENNVYPAKP, encoded by the coding sequence ATGAAAAAGTTATTCCTACTTTCTTTACTGAGCATCGGTAGTTTGTTTGCTCAGCACAATCCAAATCCGGGATACTGGCAACAGCATGTTGACTATAAAATGGAGGTAAACATGGATGTGAAAAATTTCCAGTATAAAGGAACGCAAACCCTGGTTTACACAAACAATTCTCCCGATACCTTACGCAAGGTATTTTACCATTTATATTTCAATGCTTTCCAGCCGGGAAGCGAAATGGATGCGCGGTTGAAAACCATTTCCGATCCGGATAAAAGAATGGTAAAAAGCTTCAAAACCGGAGATAAAACGGTAAAAGAAAGTAGAATAAGCACGTTAAAACCAAATGAAATCGGTTACCTGAAAATAACGAACTTCAAACAGGATGGTGTTGCGGCAAACAACCGTGTGGTAGGAACTGTACTGGAAGTTGATCTTGCCAAAGCATTATTACCGGGTAAATCCACAACATTTACTTTGGATTTCGACGGACAGGTGCCGTTGCAGATTCGTCGTTCCGGAAGAAATTCAGACGAAGGTGTCGCACTTTCCATGACCCAATGGTATCCGAAAATTGCCGAATTCGATTTCGAAGGATGGCATGCCGATCCGTATATCGGACGTGAATTTCACGGAGTTTGGGGTGATTTCGACGTAAAGATCACACTGGATAAAGATTATGTAATCGGCTCGACCGGTTACCTGCAGAATAAAAATGAAATCGGACACGGTTATGAGGACAAAGGCGTAACTGTTACTTACCCTAAAAAAGCCAAAACATTAACCTGGCATTTTAAAGCGCCAATGGTTCATGACTTTGCCTGGGGCGCCGACAAGGATTTTATCCACGACATCTATCCGGGACCAAACAATGTAGCATTGCACTTTTTCTACAAAAACAACCCGAAATACAAAGACAAATGGAAAGAGTTCCAGCCAAAAACAGCTGCTTTAATGGAATTCTTCAACAAATCCGTAGGCCAGTATCCGTACAAACAATACTCGGTGATCCAGGGTGGCGATGGCGGAATGGAATATGCCATGTGTACCTTGATTACCGGCGACAGAAGTCTTCCGAGTTTAATTGGTGTAACCGCTCACGAAATGGCGCATTCCTGGTTCCAGCACGTTTTGGCAACTAATGAAAGCAAACATTTCTGGATGGACGAAGGATTTACTTCCTTTATTTCCGACCTGGCCATGATTAACGTAATGGAGAAAAAATTACAGGAAGACGAAAACCCGTTCCAGTCTGCCTATAATAACTATTTCTATATGGTAAATACCGGCAGGGAACAACCGCAGTCTACACATGCCGACCGTTTCGATGAAAACATGGTGTACAGTATCTCGGCTTACAGCAAAGGAGAAGTATTCCTGACACAGTTGGGATATGTGATTGGAATGGACAAAATGATGGAAACCTTAAAACGTTACTATTCCGATTTTAAATTTACACACCCTACGCCTAACGATTTCAAGCGTACTGCCGAAAGAGTTTCCGGTGCATCACTGGACTGGTATTTAAACGACTGGACCAAAACAACCAATACCATTGATTACGGTATCAAAGCCGTAACGGAAGACGGTAAAAACACCAAAGTAACTTTGGAAAGAATCGGAAGAATGCCAATGCCATTGGATATTCTTGTGGTTTACCAGGACGGAACCAAGGAAAGTTTCTATATCCCGAACACCTTAATGCGCTGGAATAAAGAAAACCCGTTCCCGGACATCAACAGAACAATTCTTAACGGATGGGATTGGGCATTTACAACCTACGAATTACCGATCAAAAAAGAGAAATCGGCAATCAAAGCGATTGTTATTGATCCGAGTGATTTAATGGCCGATGTGAAAAAAGAAAACAATGTTTATCCGGCAAAACCATAA
- a CDS encoding S8 family peptidase produces the protein MKLIKPLYLSAALALALASCGTQKTAVYTPLTASDNMPVKVGKLAEKDLKRWSHLDLIKDTVPGMSVDRAYAELLKGKKSKKVIVGVVDSGVDIDHEDLKPVIWTNPKEVAGNGIDDDKNGYIDDIHGWNFLGKAEHENMEYIRILKKGDDGSETYKKAKAEYEKESSEVMQAKQQLDFILNASNTIKKHLKKDTYTLEDIQKIQTSEPALSQAKMVMSQVLPQTGNDLTKIDEFKDQVYSQVNYHMNLQFDGRKLVGDNPNDINDKKYGDNNVIGPVKSGAKHGTHVAGIIAQTRANGMGGDGVASNNVEILAVRAVPDGDEYDKDIALGIRYAVDNGAKVINGSFGKYFAQHPEWVYDAIKYAASKDVLIVVAAGNEGLDLNADGGVDRFPNDNIKMGPEIADNFLTVGALNYVYGPQLVADFSNYGKSDVDVFAPGEKIYATTPNQSYEYLQGTSMASPNVAGVAALIRSYYPGLTAAQVKQIIMDSGIAVKQEVILGGDPDNKRMFSEISKSGKMVNAYNALIMAEKVASKK, from the coding sequence ATGAAATTAATAAAACCCCTTTATTTATCTGCTGCACTTGCCTTAGCCCTAGCGAGTTGCGGAACTCAGAAAACAGCAGTATATACTCCTTTAACGGCATCAGACAACATGCCTGTAAAAGTTGGAAAACTGGCTGAAAAAGATTTGAAACGCTGGAGCCATCTTGACTTAATCAAAGATACCGTTCCCGGAATGAGTGTTGACAGAGCTTATGCAGAATTATTAAAAGGCAAAAAAAGCAAAAAAGTTATCGTTGGTGTTGTAGACTCCGGTGTCGATATTGACCATGAAGATCTAAAACCGGTTATCTGGACAAATCCGAAAGAGGTTGCCGGAAACGGAATCGATGACGACAAAAACGGTTATATTGATGACATCCACGGCTGGAACTTTTTAGGAAAAGCAGAACATGAAAACATGGAATATATCCGTATCCTTAAAAAAGGAGACGATGGTTCTGAAACCTATAAAAAAGCAAAAGCAGAATACGAAAAAGAATCCAGTGAGGTAATGCAGGCGAAACAACAGCTTGATTTTATCTTAAATGCCAGCAACACTATTAAAAAGCATTTAAAGAAAGATACCTATACGCTTGAAGATATTCAGAAAATCCAGACTTCAGAACCGGCTTTAAGCCAGGCGAAAATGGTAATGTCGCAGGTATTGCCGCAAACCGGTAACGATCTGACCAAAATTGACGAGTTTAAAGATCAGGTTTACAGCCAGGTAAACTACCACATGAATTTACAATTCGACGGTAGAAAATTAGTTGGTGACAATCCAAACGATATTAACGATAAAAAATACGGGGACAACAATGTAATCGGTCCTGTAAAAAGCGGTGCCAAACACGGAACTCACGTTGCGGGTATCATTGCACAAACCAGAGCTAACGGAATGGGCGGCGACGGTGTAGCGAGTAACAATGTTGAAATCCTGGCTGTTCGTGCTGTGCCGGACGGAGACGAATATGATAAAGATATCGCTTTAGGTATCCGTTATGCTGTAGATAACGGTGCGAAAGTAATCAACGGAAGTTTCGGTAAATATTTTGCACAACATCCGGAATGGGTTTATGATGCTATCAAATATGCCGCTTCAAAAGACGTATTGATCGTTGTTGCTGCCGGAAATGAAGGATTGGATCTGAATGCAGACGGCGGTGTGGACCGTTTCCCGAATGACAACATCAAGATGGGGCCGGAAATCGCAGACAACTTTTTAACGGTTGGTGCCTTAAACTATGTTTACGGACCGCAACTGGTAGCTGATTTCTCCAACTACGGAAAATCGGATGTAGATGTTTTTGCTCCGGGTGAAAAGATCTATGCCACTACGCCAAACCAAAGTTATGAGTACTTACAGGGAACCTCAATGGCTTCGCCAAATGTTGCCGGAGTAGCTGCTTTAATCCGTTCTTACTATCCAGGCTTAACGGCTGCCCAGGTAAAACAAATTATCATGGACTCCGGAATTGCAGTAAAACAGGAAGTTATTTTAGGTGGTGATCCTGACAACAAGCGTATGTTCAGCGAAATTTCCAAATCAGGAAAAATGGTTAATGCTTACAATGCATTGATCATGGCTGAAAAAGTAGCTTCAAAAAAATAA
- a CDS encoding MBL fold metallo-hydrolase — translation MKLYPIESGNFKLDGGAMFGVVPKTIWNKTNPADENNLIDIAARCLLIEDGNRLILIDTGMGNKQSDKFFGYYSLWGTHSIDKSLAQYGFHRDDITDVFMTHLHFDHCGGSVVWNKDRTGYEVAFKNATYWTNENHWEWATQPNAREKASFLSENTLPIRESGQLKFIDRPEGDFLEQSELGFGILFADGHTEKQMIPHIQYQDKTLVFCADLLATAGHIPIPYVMGYDTRPLLTLDEKTKFMNNAADKNYFLFLEHDAHNQIITVERTDKGVRLKDVFQCDEILK, via the coding sequence ATGAAACTATATCCCATAGAAAGCGGCAACTTTAAACTGGATGGCGGCGCTATGTTTGGCGTGGTTCCCAAGACCATCTGGAACAAAACAAATCCGGCCGACGAGAATAATTTAATCGATATCGCAGCACGGTGCCTGCTTATTGAAGACGGCAACCGGCTGATTTTGATCGACACCGGAATGGGAAATAAACAATCCGATAAATTCTTTGGTTACTATTCGCTTTGGGGAACACACTCTATCGACAAATCCCTGGCACAATACGGTTTTCACCGTGATGACATCACCGATGTGTTCATGACCCACCTGCATTTTGACCATTGCGGCGGCAGCGTAGTCTGGAACAAAGACCGCACCGGCTATGAAGTGGCTTTTAAAAATGCTACCTACTGGACAAACGAAAACCACTGGGAATGGGCAACCCAACCAAATGCCAGAGAGAAAGCCTCATTTTTAAGCGAAAACACCCTGCCAATCCGGGAAAGCGGACAATTAAAATTCATCGATCGTCCGGAAGGCGATTTCCTTGAACAGTCAGAACTGGGATTCGGAATTTTATTTGCAGACGGCCATACCGAAAAACAAATGATCCCGCATATTCAATACCAGGATAAAACACTTGTTTTTTGTGCCGATTTATTAGCAACAGCCGGGCATATCCCGATTCCGTATGTAATGGGATACGACACAAGACCGCTGCTGACGCTTGATGAAAAAACAAAATTCATGAACAATGCTGCCGACAAAAATTACTTTTTATTTTTGGAACACGATGCGCACAATCAGATTATAACTGTTGAGCGTACCGATAAAGGAGTGCGTCTTAAAGACGTTTTTCAATGTGATGAAATACTAAAGTAG
- a CDS encoding HesB/IscA family protein has protein sequence MIKVSETAKKRIVNLMEDDGFNATTDYVRVGVKSGGCSGLSYDLKFDKSLGDDDKVFEDNNIKIAVDKKSFLYLVGTTLEYSGGLNGKGFVFNNPNANRTCGCGESFSL, from the coding sequence ATGATAAAAGTATCTGAGACAGCAAAAAAAAGAATCGTTAACTTAATGGAAGATGACGGTTTTAACGCTACTACTGATTATGTTCGTGTGGGTGTAAAAAGCGGTGGATGTTCAGGCTTATCGTATGACTTAAAGTTTGATAAGAGCCTGGGAGATGACGATAAAGTATTTGAAGACAACAATATAAAAATTGCCGTAGATAAAAAAAGCTTTTTGTATTTAGTAGGCACTACTTTAGAATATTCCGGAGGGCTGAATGGAAAAGGATTTGTATTTAACAATCCGAATGCCAACAGAACTTGCGGTTGTGGTGAAAGTTTTTCACTTTAA
- the sufB gene encoding Fe-S cluster assembly protein SufB, which translates to MSKYTEEELKKELETKEYEYGFYTDIESETFPVGLNEDIVRAISKKKNEPEWMTEWRLEAFRAWEQMIEPEWANVHYEKPDFQAISYYSAPKKKDKYESLDEVDPELLETFKKLGISIDEQKKLAGVAVDIVMDSVSVATTFKKTLAEKGIIFCSISEAIQEHPELVRQYIGSVVPQKDNFYAALNSAVFSDGSFCYIPKGVRCPMELSTYFRINQAGTGQFERTLVVADEGSYVSYLEGCTAPSRDENQLHAAVVELIALDNAEIKYSTVQNWFPGNKEGKGGVYNFVTKRGLCEKNAKISWTQVETGSAVTWKYPSCILKGDNSVGEFYSIAVTNNFQQADTGTKMIHLGNNTKSTIISKGISAGRSQNSYRGLVQVSSRAENARNFSQCDSLLMGNNCGAHTFPYIESKNSSAKIEHEATTSKIGEDQVFYCNQRGIPTEKAIALIVNGFSKEVLNKLPMEFAVEAQKLLEISLEGSVG; encoded by the coding sequence ATGAGTAAGTATACTGAAGAAGAATTAAAAAAAGAACTGGAAACCAAAGAGTATGAATATGGTTTCTATACCGATATTGAGTCGGAAACGTTTCCTGTTGGATTGAATGAAGACATTGTCCGGGCCATTTCAAAAAAGAAAAATGAGCCGGAATGGATGACAGAATGGCGATTGGAAGCTTTTCGTGCCTGGGAACAGATGATTGAACCGGAATGGGCAAATGTTCATTATGAAAAACCTGATTTTCAGGCAATCTCTTATTATTCTGCCCCAAAGAAAAAAGACAAATACGAAAGTTTGGATGAGGTAGATCCGGAATTACTGGAAACCTTTAAAAAACTGGGAATCTCTATAGACGAGCAAAAAAAATTAGCAGGAGTAGCAGTCGATATTGTAATGGACTCGGTTTCTGTAGCCACTACCTTTAAAAAGACACTGGCCGAAAAAGGCATTATTTTCTGCTCTATTTCGGAAGCCATTCAGGAACATCCGGAACTGGTTCGTCAGTATATCGGAAGTGTTGTTCCTCAAAAAGATAACTTTTATGCCGCATTGAACTCGGCAGTATTCTCGGATGGTTCTTTCTGTTATATTCCGAAAGGCGTTCGCTGCCCGATGGAATTATCTACTTATTTCCGTATCAACCAGGCAGGAACAGGTCAGTTTGAAAGAACACTTGTTGTTGCAGACGAAGGCAGTTATGTGAGCTACCTGGAAGGATGTACAGCACCTTCCCGTGATGAAAACCAGCTGCATGCCGCTGTTGTTGAGCTTATTGCTTTAGACAATGCCGAAATTAAATATTCTACCGTTCAAAACTGGTTCCCCGGAAACAAAGAAGGAAAAGGTGGTGTTTACAACTTTGTAACCAAAAGAGGTTTGTGTGAGAAAAATGCAAAAATCTCCTGGACACAGGTTGAAACCGGATCGGCAGTTACCTGGAAATATCCTTCCTGTATTTTAAAAGGAGATAATTCGGTAGGTGAGTTTTACTCTATTGCCGTAACCAATAACTTCCAGCAGGCAGATACCGGAACCAAAATGATTCACTTAGGAAACAATACGAAGAGTACCATTATTTCCAAAGGAATTTCTGCCGGAAGATCTCAAAACAGCTACCGTGGATTGGTTCAGGTGAGTTCCCGCGCGGAAAATGCCCGTAACTTCTCCCAGTGTGATTCGTTGCTGATGGGTAACAATTGCGGGGCACATACATTCCCGTATATCGAATCCAAAAACAGTTCGGCAAAAATCGAGCACGAAGCAACCACCAGTAAAATTGGTGAAGACCAGGTGTTTTACTGTAACCAGAGAGGTATTCCAACGGAAAAAGCCATTGCATTGATTGTAAACGGATTCAGTAAAGAAGTTTTAAACAAACTTCCGATGGAATTTGCTGTGGAAGCTCAGAAATTATTAGAAATATCATTGGAAGGATCGGTTGGTTAA